The Apostichopus japonicus isolate 1M-3 chromosome 10, ASM3797524v1, whole genome shotgun sequence genomic sequence TGCCCGAGCAGTACCTGAATATGAACCAACAGAAGTAACTTTGTAGGCAGAGACATAACTTAGTAACAAGTTTCTTCCAAGTTTTACTCATTTACACCCTTTTTTTAACCCCTTTACATGTGAGTACACAAAACCACCAAAACAAAAATCCCCGAAGTTATTTCCATTTCTCAGCAAAAGGgcattttttaaattccaaacatgaaaaagtgtAGCACTTTACATTAACAAAAAGTGACACTTTTAAGTAATGAAAATGGGAATTATAAGGTTTTCACAAAACTGGGGGATGTGAATTACTGtgccaacccctccccctaacCTCTGTCCACCCCCCAGCTCCTTCACCGTTGCTCTCTTTTGATAGATGGAACAACCAAACATGTTCAAGGTCAATGTGTTTTCCATTTGTCTCTATAGCAACCACTTGTACTCACCAGCTCCTGTGAAGAGTTTTCCATTTATTGCAGCGCTAGCTTCACTCTGTCCATCTTGTATCGAAGATGCCGTCTCGTTGATATTCGCAACCTCTTTGCTGGTAGCTGAATCCACAGATTCGTTATCTGAATCTTTGGTAGCCGTCTGTTCAGCCGGTCTCTTCTCTTGCAAGCTCTCGGCTATACTCTGTCcgaaaaagaaattaaacatgttttgtGGAGTGTTCGGGTCAAATGGAAAGGCAATGGACTTGCAATCTAATGGTTGTAGGTTCAAGTCCTGCATAGATCATTAGGTTgcgtccttgggcaaggcacttcgGCTTCGTTGCCCTCCAGGCGTACAAATCAGGACCTGCCAGGGTAACTTGTGAATATAGTTACGGTTTTATGACCGCACCCAACGGGAGGGACCCGAGGGGACATGTGGACGTTGTGTACTGTATTAACCTGGAGGGACTCTCTCAATGGTGCTCACTTGGATATGCGGGTGAGAacagttaccaatgaccaggggtcaACTGTTGTATAAAGTTTGGGCGAGAAAGCATTGCATTGATACAATACTGTAAACCTTCTAACTTTAACGTTTTTTTGCTTTAGTTATATTTTAGAGGTTATGAAAGCAATCAATAGTAAACACCCTTTCAAAAatcttttgatattttcaagtaTTAAAGATTAACTGTATTTCACTtatttcaatttaaagaaaaaaaaatctagcAGGTTGTCTTAGATTGATCAATTGCAATTTCTTTTGCAGATAGAAAGGTTTTGTCACAGCTAAAGGTTTGGTGAAAATTGTTGACCAAGAACAAACAGGCTGCTTTAATCAGACACTTTAATCAGACATCCTCAttaagatgacaataataaaaaataaaaaataaaaaaaataaaaactttaatcAAATGTTCGCATGTTACTAAAAGATGAAATACCTTCATCATTTCTAGTTTTTCCGGGTATGCGAGGTCACCAGGGGCTGGTTGATAGGACAGAATATCTGTCCTGACATAGACACTCGCTCTGTAGACCAGCCGTTCTTGAACGTCTTCTAACATCTGCCTGGCCAGGGCTCCGAACGCCCCCAGCTCCTCCGCTGCAAATATTAGGAGAAATAATTTAATCTTGGAAgtttatttcaaagtttttttttcacttatcGTGGAAAAAGTTTTCTCTCAAATGCAATACAAAACATGTTCTTGTTTGATTCTGTCATATATTTTATAAGTTGTGATTCCTACAGATTtaaaattcacctctgattctTGTTTTCTACTCAATCTGCTAGAACAGTTTATTCTGGTCGGATAATGCTGTCGTTGCAATTTTGATGTGAatgcaaaaatgaaaatgaaaatcgaCTGGATTGGAGAAAGTGAAAACTCTACCATTATTTAGAACATGATCCTGAAGCATTTCATTTTTCAAGATTCCGCAGAGCTCGGCGAGGGTCTCCAGATGGTTGATGTGTATGATCAGCGGTCGTAGAACATCGTATAAACTCATACACAGACCCTCCAACATTTCGCTGCGGAAGAGTTAAATAGTATTTATTCAGATTTGATTGAACTTTGAGATGAAAGTTAGCAATATAAATATCACATTAAATGCcataattaaatattatattttaaatattgtattatttatatataatcctcaaatatatatatattgcagacTTTTGGGCTTTTCActaaaaaacatttatttactatttattcAAAACTGCCTCTCTCTTCAACTTGCACACCAAACTCTTTTGCCCACttctatattatttatattctatattgtatattatttataatgGCATTTAATGTGATATTTACATTGactaaaaataatttatttattatttattcaaaaCTGCCTCTCTTCAACTTGCACACCCCCCTCTATTGCCCACTTCCTTtcctcttattttttttctttcttgtctttTCCATCACGTTGCTTCTGTGAAAGCGTTGCTTTAAACTTACCACTTGTGGAAGGTTGCATTACATCCTTCAGGCTCTCTAATAATGTTAACCCATACTTATTCACAAAGTAGACACAAATCTCCCAAAAGTGTACAGAATTATCACAAACTTTACTTCCAATAAAAACTCTGCCAAAATGTCTGCCATTTTCAGTGTTACTGCTATAGAAGTAAGTGTAAACAGTTTTATAAAACCAAGCCAGCAAATCATTTaatcataaaaaatgaaaataaactactCACTCGAGACCTTCCGTAGGCTGACTGAAGAAATGGAAGAAAAGTTGGTGTTCGTCTTCACAGACGTGCGCCATGAAAGCACATCCGCTCCGAACCTAAAAGTGTCAACAAAAGTAGATCGTAGTTTATCACGAGATCCATTGCATCACCGGTTACTCCTCACAGGTACCAGGATTATCCAATACATGAGTACTCCAGGCATCACTTGATCTCTCTCTCTTCACACCTTAGTTTAATCTACAACAGATATACCTGTCAACTTTATAATCCAACCTACACAGAGcaccattgacctccaccaaaatttCACATTCCAAGCTGATATTAAACGTTAACCCTGATACACAATTATCCATTGATTTGATATAGTCCAGGCTGCATCCCAGCATTAATATGAGTATCAGGGGTATCCATGATATTACATTAACCAAACAGTGTAACCATTAGAACCCAATTTTCAATTAATCCAGTATAGTCCAGACTGCATCATAGCATTAATATGAGTACCAGGGGTATCCATGATATTACATCAACCAAACAGTATAAACATTAGTACCCAATTGTCAATTAATCCAGTATAGTCCAGTCTGCATCCCAGCATTAATATGAGTACCAGGAGGGTCCATGATATTGCATTAACCAAAACAGTACTTCAGTATAAAGATAAGTACCTAGTTATTCATTATATCTATAAATGATACCTGTCTCATTATGAGTACCAAGGTCATTGAACAAATTTATGAACATATATGAGTACCAGGGAACTCCTCATACTCCATATTCTATACATTATTGCAATCTAAAACATGAACAGCAGGGGTAACCTACCATAACTTTATTATCAAAGTATAAATGAATAACGGAAAACTGAATGACCAAattagagacaaaaagtcctcTTTTTTAATCCACAGATGTCGATCAAAATAAATCCTATATTCCGTACTGCATTGTGTTATAAATATgagtttttccattttcttccaAATACCACACCAGATttcatattaaattaattatgcCTTTCAAGGAGTGTACATAATAATATTCCCATTACTAATATACTATTTTTCTTTCACACCTAAGATAAGTTTTGCATGAGAATGGCTTGCAAAGAGTAAATggattaaaaatacaaaatggatacaaaataaatacataaactaCAAAACGAAatacaaaagtacaaaatggATACAAAATGGACCAAAAATACAAAGTCATATCCAGAGGGTGGAATTAAATATATAGTTGTCTTACCAAGGCACAATGGTCTTTGCTATGTTTAGTGGCCAGTTCTGTGACTGCTTGAAAGATACTCGGACCCAACAACTGCTGCCTCTGTTGAAAGTAACACTGGTGGCAGTCTTTTAGAAGGGTTTGATACctgatatgaaatgaaaagtaaaattaacattCTTAAGGGTAAGGTAATGTAAAACGGGTGATATGGAATAATAGCAATGCATGTTATAAATGTTAACTAACTATCAGATTTTGTATGTGCAGGCTATGATGCtgaatttctcaaaaaaaatgaaatttctgaGGGACTGTTTTTGGATTTAGTTCAAAAGGAGGCATCCAGTTGTTCAGTATCAAGAACCAATTCTTGAACTTGAGCTATCCCGAAAAATTTGCGGTCGAACGTTTTGAAGTGATCTCTAGGACAAGCACCATGGAATAGATCTTCCTTTGCGGTAAGTTTGATCAAAAGTTTTTACACTTTCTGAAAAAAGGAAATACAAACTGGAAAATGATTCTTACTCTGGACTTTTCCCAAGTCTCTGTTCAATCTGGTCCATCAAAGCTTTGACTTTTGGTGCGTTGGTCCTAAACTTTccataaaataaagtaaaggCATTTTCTGAGGGGTTGACTGTCTGCTCCTGAGGAAAGATCAAGAAATCGATTACCAATTTCAACTGTATAATATTCATCCTATATTCATCAGTGAAAGCAAGTCACATTTAAAACCAGCAATTTGTTTCATACATTAATAATTTCACATCTTTATGTAAACCAACACGGACACAATGTTGTGAATACTAATCATTCGTAGGTTATGTCATGTATATTAaagcccagtcacatctcaccggattgcaatAACGGAGAGGGAACGAAGACAAAAAATGGCACTCCGTTGATGTACGTTAGTATCCGTTTAGTATGCGGTTCTCCTCCGTCCGTCTACGTTTCATTACCGGGAGAGTCCGGTTTGTCCGGTGTCGATTTTGAACATGCACAAAACTTGGAACGGACATCCACCGAAAAATGTCTCCGTTATTTATTCGTTACTAATCCGTTAAGCTTCCGTTTTATCAGTTTCTCATGCGTTTTGTTCGTTCTGTATGCGTTTGGCATACTGTATTTCTCCGTTCGTCTCTGGTTATTGCTATTGCTCACCGGATCATTAACGGACAAAGAGCGGATGAAACGTAGAAGTACAGTACCTATACCGTATATTCGACGGACGCTAACGTAGAAATAACGGAAGTGCAAAGGAATAGAACTGACAATGAACAGATAGGTAACGTACGTTACACGGAAGAAACGGAAGAACTCAGGCCAGGAAAGTATAACAGACGGACATAGAACGGAGATGCAGCGTACCTCCACCTTGTCCACTCCAAGCGTCCCACGCCTCATTCTGCTCCTATAACCTCTACCGTCAACACCTACATCATGGACCCTTCAGAAAGATTCAAGCTTCAGACCACAGTGCCAGCTTTACAAGCACAGATGCTTATCATTGAAGCCAACATCAAGACCAATGAACAagtcaagaagagaaggaagagaCGTGCTCGGCGTAAATGCTTGTCTAGGGCCTTGCTAGGTTCACAGAGAAGACGGCAGTGTGGTCTTTATGACCAACTAATGCAGGAGCTGCGAATGGAAGACCAAAATCTTCCATCAACTTCATGAGGATGCCCCCTGATTTCGAGGCACTCCGGAGGCCCAGGTTTTAGACCGTTTCTTCCCCGTTGCTAGTCCGGTATGTTCGTTACTTTTCCGGTACTCCTacgttttgtatgttctttatccGTTGTAAATTCGTTACTATCCGTTGGTGTTCGTTAGTTCGTTCGTTGTTATTCCGTTGTTCATCCGTTGTTCGTCCGTTGCTGTCCGTCCCTTGTGCGTTTGTATTCCGTTTTCACCGTTGAACGTCCGGTACGTTGCAAACCCCAGATGCATACGCGACAACTTTTGCCAACGGAAATAACCGGATGACTGTTTTTCGCGCGTACTCTTGTCCGTTcgtgcaatccggtgagatgtgactgggccTTTAGCAAATGCAATTCAAGTTGCCATTTTTCAACAAGTGTTCTGTTTCAGAAACAAGCGTGTGTCTATGTTGGCTTGTTCTAATACGCATGGGTTTATACCTCCACTTAAACAGATGACATGATTTCCTGAGTTTAAGCTGATTGGTTCAAATCATGTCCATTCCATATCTCCCAACTTcttaaaatcattttaaaaatttaagaaTTGTTTCATGTTCAGCTGCATTCAAGATGAAAGTAAATCATGAGTCTTTTATAGATTTTGGAAGAAGTGATGAGCGGATAAAACTTACCGTCTTTGGTCGTACTTGTTGCGTTGCTTGTTGCAACGTGTTGAACACTGTCGTCTTCACCAGAGATAAAACTTTCGAAAGACATTGATGTAATCTCGTCTTATATAACTCATACTCTTTATAGTTTGGCTGgttttttaaaatgaaaagaagaaacaggaagaaaagataaataaatataaaaaacatataaaaacaaattacaatGAGAGAAACATAATGACtagaaatcaacaacaaaatataaaataaactttTTATCTAATGGGAAGAACTTTTATTTCTGACAAtagttttgaaatattctgTAATCGTGTTGGACAAATTTAAGACATAAATCTCAGTGTAATCTCATTTCTTAAAACTTACATTTGATGTAATATGTATGATGCATTCATCTAGCTTGGTGAGAAGAGGTACAAACCCCTCACTGGTCACTGAAAAGGCCGGTGAACTTAATTTCTGGTTTATCCTTTCCAGTTCGTTGAAGTAAGAAAGCTTAGAACTGATAGTCTCGGCTTTGTTGACGAGTTCGGTCTATCCGTAcgaatattgaaagaaaaaaaatgtgagaACTCAATACAACTGATTGTTAATTTTTCAATTGGTATTTGTCAGTAGTTGAGACAGGAATTTGGTTACGAGAGATGGTAAAAGTATTTTTTCCCTGAATATAAAAAGGTAAATGTATCCATAAAATGCCAAAAGTATGGTAACTGATCCATGAGGACGATTGCAGTTACAGGCAACTATGTTAGAATACCTGTATGGACTCACTGCATTGAAGTCTGGTATTTACTATTAACATATCATTCATAAAATTTCCATTTAACCATTGCATATTACCTGCAAATGCTTTCCTTcttttgaaaacattattaatgttaaataattgCTGCCTTTACCACAAATTCATGAATATCTGATAATATATGAATATCCATTTACCAAACCCTTACTTCCACCAGTTGTGACAATTTTCTCACACAATGACCTCTCTTTATTTTACATTCACGTAACAGTTCAAAGCAATCAAACTGACTGTATGAAAAGttccaaacatatatatatataatatataaatacagtatatatatatttctaataGAAACAGGCTAGTCACACGGCTAATACTGACATACAAGTACATTGGTGTGGGTGTTTATTTTATACCTGATCATTCATAGATTCTTCACATGCCTCATGGAGGGCATTGGTCTTAGTTGAGACGTGGACATATTGCTGTTGAAGGTCGCTGAGGTGGTTAAGTGCGGAAGACACCTCATCTAGGACTTGTTGACATTGTTGTCGGTAATGGTGGAGCTGATCGCAGTAAACTCTGTAATATTGCAAGCAATGGCCGATTCagttatttaaaatatttgcttGGGTGTCAACCATGCAATCCCAAATTACTGCATAACACATAGAAATTTCCTGTTCCTCATATGGCCATGTTCTAACCCCATGCCCTCAATATGCAAATTTGCAATATTTGTCAAATATACCCTTACAAGTTTTTTAGATGCTACAAGAATATCT encodes the following:
- the LOC139974843 gene encoding conserved oligomeric Golgi complex subunit 3-like: MASQKVLRENLSHWDHKNSSLAPLNQVQRDSIMELTTVASSRPLPMELPLDEPGSVSQKLSMVGMNMSTEEDPFSQAFASLEMKDEKINNAQQFFAWINKVESKMEEDEEQPYKVYCDQLHHYRQQCQQVLDEVSSALNHLSDLQQQYVHVSTKTNALHEACEESMNDQTELVNKAETISSKLSYFNELERINQKLSSPAFSVTSEGFVPLLTKLDECIIHITSNPNYKEYELYKTRLHQCLSKVLSLVKTTVFNTLQQATQQVRPKTEQTVNPSENAFTLFYGKFRTNAPKVKALMDQIEQRLGKSPEYQTLLKDCHQCYFQQRQQLLGPSIFQAVTELATKHSKDHCALVRSGCAFMAHVCEDEHQLFFHFFSQPTEGLDEMLEGLCMSLYDVLRPLIIHINHLETLAELCGILKNEMLQDHVLNNAEELGAFGALARQMLEDVQERLVYRASVYVRTDILSYQPAPGDLAYPEKLEMMKSIAESLQEKRPAEQTATKDSDNESVDSATSKEVANINETASSIQDGQSEASAAINGKLFTGAGTARAVRSNSTMSPADLHGMWYPTVRRTLVCLSKLYRCIDRSIFQGLSQEILQCCIQSLLLASDSIVKKKSEVDGELFLIKHLLILREQIAPFQVEFAIKETSLDFSSTRNAAMDFFSKKGRLFSLGSNNSVLEFLLEGAPLVTEYYVDSKKDVDNQLKKTCEGFIRHCTHVMTLELTTFLTKAEVVKNIGQEGEGPKVSLRSQPFANPEKLRDIVGITNKQIKSLVSVIFEKMSLYLANKDTEYILFRPVKTNIQQSFQRFEVLVKDNYTEEDQQIIGCPSAEQVNLLLSASP